The proteins below are encoded in one region of Candidatus Poribacteria bacterium:
- a CDS encoding DUF433 domain-containing protein, translated as MAEIVVNPRILGGKPIIKGTRISVEFILDLLASDVSEEDILKDYPHLTKEEIHACLRYAARCYKNEVYLELEPVP; from the coding sequence ATGGCAGAAATTGTTGTAAACCCGAGGATACTCGGAGGAAAACCAATCATCAAAGGAACTCGCATATCCGTGGAGTTCATCCTTGACTTGCTTGCTTCCGATGTGAGTGAAGAAGATATTCTCAAAGACTATCCACATTTAACCAAAGAGGAGATTCACGCTTGCCTCAGATATGCGGCTCGTTGCTACAAGAATGAGGTATACCTAGAGCTGGAGCCAGTCCCATGA